Proteins found in one Streptococcus criceti HS-6 genomic segment:
- a CDS encoding CtsR family transcriptional regulator: MPVKNTSDSIEEYIKNILAQSGIVELKRSHLADSFDVVPSQINYVIKTRFTESRGYVVESKRGGGGYIRIAKVAFSDKHHLLNALANSIGEAISSQVFDDLIQQLYDQGIISEREGNIILASSSDDVLGADAARIRARMLKRIIQRVDRKGNPDD, translated from the coding sequence ATGCCTGTGAAAAATACTTCGGATAGTATCGAAGAATATATTAAAAACATTTTGGCCCAGTCGGGGATTGTAGAACTTAAACGTTCCCACCTAGCGGACTCATTCGATGTTGTCCCCAGCCAAATTAACTATGTCATCAAGACTCGCTTTACTGAAAGTCGTGGCTATGTGGTTGAAAGCAAGCGAGGTGGCGGTGGGTATATCCGTATTGCCAAGGTTGCTTTTTCGGACAAGCACCACCTACTTAATGCTCTGGCAAACTCGATTGGAGAAGCTATCAGCAGTCAGGTCTTTGATGATCTTATCCAACAGCTCTATGATCAAGGAATTATTAGCGAGCGGGAAGGAAATATTATCCTAGCTTCATCCTCTGATGATGTCCTAGGTGCTGATGCGGCGCGGATTCGCGCCCGAATGCTTAAGAGAATTATTCAACGAGTAGATAGAAAAGGAAATCCAGATGACTGA
- the tsf gene encoding translation elongation factor Ts — MAEITAKLVKELREKSGAGVMDAKKALVETDGDMDKAIELLREKGMAKAAKKADRVAAEGLTGVYVSGNVAAVVEVNAETDFVAKNAQFVELVNETAKAIAEQKPADNDAAQNVKLASGETLTDAYVNATATIGEKISFRRFQVLEKTDAQHFGAYQHNGGRIGVITVVEGGDEALAKQISMHIAAMNPKVLSYKELDSQFIHDELAQMNHKIDQDNESRAMVNKPALPHLQYGSKGQLTDEVLAQAEADIKAELQAEGKPEKIWDKIIPGKMDRFKLDNTKVDQEYTLLAQVYIMDDSKTVEAYLDSVNAKVTEFARFEVGEGIEKASNDFENEVAATMAAALNK; from the coding sequence ATGGCAGAAATTACAGCTAAGCTGGTTAAAGAATTGCGTGAAAAATCAGGTGCAGGCGTTATGGACGCTAAGAAAGCCTTGGTTGAAACTGATGGAGACATGGACAAGGCCATCGAATTACTTCGTGAAAAGGGTATGGCAAAAGCTGCTAAGAAAGCTGACCGTGTTGCTGCTGAAGGTTTGACTGGTGTTTATGTTTCTGGTAACGTAGCTGCAGTTGTTGAAGTTAACGCTGAAACAGACTTTGTTGCGAAAAACGCTCAGTTCGTTGAATTGGTAAATGAAACAGCTAAAGCTATCGCAGAACAAAAACCTGCTGATAACGACGCTGCTCAAAACGTTAAATTAGCTTCAGGTGAAACCTTGACCGATGCCTACGTTAATGCAACGGCCACAATCGGAGAAAAAATTTCTTTCCGTCGTTTTCAAGTTTTGGAAAAAACAGATGCTCAACACTTTGGTGCTTACCAACACAACGGTGGCCGTATCGGTGTTATCACTGTTGTTGAAGGTGGCGATGAAGCCTTGGCTAAACAAATCTCAATGCACATTGCTGCAATGAATCCAAAAGTTTTATCATACAAGGAACTGGACTCGCAATTTATTCATGACGAATTGGCTCAAATGAACCACAAAATTGATCAGGACAATGAAAGCCGTGCAATGGTTAACAAGCCGGCTCTTCCGCACCTGCAGTATGGTTCTAAAGGTCAATTGACTGATGAAGTTCTGGCTCAAGCAGAAGCAGATATCAAGGCTGAATTGCAGGCCGAAGGCAAACCAGAAAAAATCTGGGATAAAATCATCCCAGGTAAGATGGATCGCTTCAAACTAGACAACACTAAGGTTGATCAAGAATACACATTGCTTGCTCAAGTTTACATCATGGACGACAGCAAGACTGTTGAAGCTTACCTTGACTCAGTAAACGCTAAAGTTACTGAATTTGCTCGTTTTGAAGTTGGTGAAGGAATTGAAAAAGCTTCTAACGACTTTGAAAACGAAGTAGCTGCAACAATGGCTGCAGCGCTAAACAAGTAA
- the rpsB gene encoding 30S ribosomal protein S2, producing MSVISMKQLLEAGVHFGHQTRRWNPKMAKYIFTERNGIHVIDLQQTVKLADQAYEFVRDAAANDAVILFVGTKKQAAEAIAEEATRAGQFYINHRWLGGTLTNWDTIQKRIRRLKEIKQMEADGTFEVLPKKEVALLNKQRARLEKFLGGIEDMPRIPDVMYVVDPHKEQIAVKEAKKLGIPVVAMVDTNTDPDDIDVIIPANDDAIRAVKLITSKLADAIIEGKQGEDNSVEEEMTEQAASTESLEELVEVVEGDNK from the coding sequence ATGTCAGTAATTTCAATGAAACAATTGCTTGAGGCTGGTGTTCACTTTGGCCATCAAACTCGTCGCTGGAATCCTAAGATGGCTAAGTACATCTTCACAGAACGTAATGGTATCCACGTCATCGACTTACAACAAACTGTAAAATTGGCTGATCAAGCTTACGAATTTGTTCGTGATGCTGCAGCTAACGATGCCGTCATCTTGTTTGTTGGTACTAAGAAGCAAGCGGCTGAAGCGATCGCTGAAGAAGCAACTCGTGCTGGTCAATTCTACATCAACCACCGTTGGTTGGGTGGTACCTTGACTAACTGGGATACTATCCAAAAGCGTATCCGCCGTTTGAAAGAGATTAAACAAATGGAGGCTGATGGCACTTTCGAAGTGCTTCCTAAGAAAGAAGTTGCTCTTCTTAACAAGCAACGTGCCCGTCTTGAAAAATTCTTGGGCGGTATCGAAGATATGCCACGGATTCCGGACGTGATGTATGTTGTTGACCCACATAAAGAACAAATCGCTGTTAAAGAAGCTAAGAAGCTTGGTATTCCGGTTGTTGCTATGGTTGATACTAACACCGATCCAGATGACATTGATGTCATCATCCCAGCAAACGATGATGCTATCCGTGCTGTCAAATTAATTACTTCTAAATTGGCTGATGCTATTATTGAAGGTAAACAAGGCGAAGACAACTCAGTTGAAGAAGAAATGACCGAACAGGCTGCCTCAACTGAATCTCTTGAGGAATTAGTTGAAGTTGTCGAAGGTGATAACAAGTAA